CAGAAGCACCGCCCGGCCCGCGGGCTCGGCTTACGTCAGCTAGCCCTGTGCCCGCCAGTGCTCCAGCTCCTCACGGGTGCGGCCGACGTCTTCGTGATTCCTGCCGAGCAGGCGTAGCCGATCGGCCAGTAGTTGCTCGAACGCCGCGACGGCTTCAGGGATTTCACCTGCCAGCGCCTGCCAGTGGGCCAGTTGGTGGCGGGTGCGCAAGGTGACGGGGTGATCGGCGCCCAGAACACGTACCCGATCGGGAAGCAGTTGGGCGAAGGCGGTTGCCGCGCCGGCAGGATCACCGGCCACACCCATCCAATGGGCGAGCTCGTCACGGATGGGCAGTACCGCCCGGTGATCGGCCCCGAAGGACGGCAGCAGCTCGTCGAGGAGATGCCTGAGGCTGGTCTCAGCTTGTGCGGCCTGACCTGACCGCCCCAGCATGACAGCCATTTCCCGGCGCGTCGTCAAAGTGTCATGGTGGCCGTCCCAGAGCTCGTGCCACTGCTGCTGGAGTACCTCGAGGAGTTCCTGGGCGATCTCGCCGCACCTCTCCGGCTCGCTGATCCGCCCCTCGGCACATAGCAGTTGGCAGCGGGTTCGCAGCGTGTCGCGATGGCGGGCGCCGTGCAGGCGTTCCAGGTCGGGCAGCAGGTCCCGGAACGTGTCGATGGCCGCCAGTTTGTATCCTGCTGCCACCTGCCAGACTCCGAGGTCGTACCGGGTGCTCAGGGCCTCGGGATCGTCCTCGCCCAGCACCCGTTCCCGGTCCTCCACCAGGTCGCCCAACGCGTTCACCGCGCCCGCGGCATCGCCCACGACGCCGCGCCAGTGAGCCAGCTGATGAGCTGTGGCGAACGTGTCGCGACAGTCCGGGCCGAGCACGCGCAACCGGTCGGCAAGCAGGTCCTGCAGGTTGGCCACCGCCGTCTTGGGATCTCCGGTGCTGCGCCGGGCGCTCATCGTGTGCGCCCGGACCCTCGTGCCGTCCGCTCGAACGTACGACGCTCCTGACCGAGCACGGTGGTCGGGCCCCGGAGGCGGCTGCCGGATGTACCACACAGGCCGGGAAGCCGGCACGCCTGTCGTGGGTCATGTCGGGGGGGTTCAGGCTCAAGTGCGACCTCCGTTCCTTGCGCTACAGAAGCCGAAGGACGCAGGGTGTAACGCTCGTGGGTCGGCTGGACACATCTGTGGTGGAGGGTGCATGGAAACAGTGAGCGATGACCAGCGGTTCACCGAGATATACAGGGAGCACTTTGGTGCGATTGAGGCATACGTCGCGAAGCGTAGCGATCCGACCAGGACAGCGGACGTGGTAGCTGACGTCTTCTTGACCGCGTGGCGTAGGTTTCCGGACCTTCCGCGTACCGCACCTTTGCCGTGGCTCTACGGCGTTGCTCGACGCACCCTTGCCAACGATCGGCGCTCTCAGCAACGCCAGCTGAAGCTCGCGGAGCTCCTCGTAGATCAGCGGCCGGCCGCTGATTATGGCCCTCACCCAGACGATGTGATCGCAGAGCTTGACCTAGTCAAGGCTTTTGACCTGCTGAGCGCCAATGACCAAGAGGTCCTACGGCTTGCACTCTGGGAAGAACTGTCAATTTCCGAGAGTGGCAAGGCGCTGGGTTGTTCAGCAGCAAGCGCCAGAGTGCGCCTCTTCCGGGCCCGCAAAAGACTAAGGACTCTACTCGCGAAAATTTCGTCCAGCCAAACCATCAGCGGCGGGGATCGCGCGCGGAAGGAAGCTCATGCGTGATGTTGAGGAAACTTTGGCAGCGGCCGGTTCGCGAATCCAGGTGGCCCACGCCTTGCCAGAGGAGAGAGAAGCTCTCCTTGAGCGGATCCTGTCTGAACCCCAGTCCCGAACTCGTGGAAAAGTACGGCGCCGCAAAGCTTCAAGGAGGAGGGTGGGACTGACGGTTGCGCTGGCGGTGACGGGTGCGCTCGCGGCCACAGCAGTAGTTGTCAGTGACTTGCTTCCAGGGTCTTACCCGGAGCCGGCGTACGGCGCCACGCCGCCGATGCTCAAGATCAGTTCGGCACGTGACCTGTCTGCACGCGCGGAACTGGAGGCAGTTGCCCGCCGAACTGAGAGGCTGAAGGAACCTACGTCATCGAGCGATCACTTCGTGCAGGAGACCTGGTCCCTTAGCACCAGGATCGGGGGACGGCAGATCACCTCTGCCGTCGTTCCCGAACGCCGGGATTCCTGGAAAAGCGCTGACGGAACCATCAAATGGTCGGTGCGGGCAGAAGATCCTCAGTTCCAGAATGCCAAGCAGAAGGAAATGTGGCAGGAGCAGTGGGACTCGATAGACGAACCCACGACACGCACTGGTAACGGTGGCTCTTCCTACGGCAACCCGCCGGGGCCTGATGGGATGCGTAAGTGGCTCGCAAAGGGTTCGCCCGGGGACACTGCTGGATTTATCTCTGAATCTCTGGTTCAGAAAATGATGACCAATCATCTCTCGCCGCGGCAGCGAGCGGCAGTGCTCCGCGCGCTGGCAGCGAAGAAAGGTCTGCGCTTTTCTGGGTCCACGACTGACCGAGCGGGTCGAGAGGGTGTGGCATTTACCGTAGAGTCAACTAATTCTGTGGTGCCTTCTAAGCATATATTGATCATCGACCCCCGCCTCGGTCGCGTGCTGGCTTACGAGGAGGTACTGACCGGTGACCCTGGAATGCTGAAAGTGAAGACGCCGGCGGTCGTCAACTATGTGACGTTCCTGAAAGGCTAGCGACCTGGCGGCACTGGGCGGTACACATAAGAGGTCGATCCAAAAAAGACGGGGGTGGCGCGAGCACCACGTCACCCCCGCAACAGACCTACGAGTCAGACGTCCAGAAGCAGTCGGCCCTGTTGTCCAGGCTGGTTCCTACGAAGGAGTCGCTCGTGTGGGGCTGCTCACCCCACAAGAAGATCGCCCTGCTGTCGTAGCAAG
The sequence above is a segment of the Streptomyces longhuiensis genome. Coding sequences within it:
- a CDS encoding tetratricopeptide repeat protein; protein product: MSARRSTGDPKTAVANLQDLLADRLRVLGPDCRDTFATAHQLAHWRGVVGDAAGAVNALGDLVEDRERVLGEDDPEALSTRYDLGVWQVAAGYKLAAIDTFRDLLPDLERLHGARHRDTLRTRCQLLCAEGRISEPERCGEIAQELLEVLQQQWHELWDGHHDTLTTRREMAVMLGRSGQAAQAETSLRHLLDELLPSFGADHRAVLPIRDELAHWMGVAGDPAGAATAFAQLLPDRVRVLGADHPVTLRTRHQLAHWQALAGEIPEAVAAFEQLLADRLRLLGRNHEDVGRTREELEHWRAQG
- a CDS encoding RNA polymerase sigma factor, giving the protein METVSDDQRFTEIYREHFGAIEAYVAKRSDPTRTADVVADVFLTAWRRFPDLPRTAPLPWLYGVARRTLANDRRSQQRQLKLAELLVDQRPAADYGPHPDDVIAELDLVKAFDLLSANDQEVLRLALWEELSISESGKALGCSAASARVRLFRARKRLRTLLAKISSSQTISGGDRARKEAHA
- a CDS encoding CU044_5270 family protein is translated as MRDVEETLAAAGSRIQVAHALPEEREALLERILSEPQSRTRGKVRRRKASRRRVGLTVALAVTGALAATAVVVSDLLPGSYPEPAYGATPPMLKISSARDLSARAELEAVARRTERLKEPTSSSDHFVQETWSLSTRIGGRQITSAVVPERRDSWKSADGTIKWSVRAEDPQFQNAKQKEMWQEQWDSIDEPTTRTGNGGSSYGNPPGPDGMRKWLAKGSPGDTAGFISESLVQKMMTNHLSPRQRAAVLRALAAKKGLRFSGSTTDRAGREGVAFTVESTNSVVPSKHILIIDPRLGRVLAYEEVLTGDPGMLKVKTPAVVNYVTFLKG